The following proteins are co-located in the Chloroflexota bacterium genome:
- the smpB gene encoding SsrA-binding protein SmpB, whose amino-acid sequence MSQEKVVSVNRRAFHDYHILETLEAGLALTGTEIKSLRQGRVSLKEGYVRPEGGEMWLEGVTIPPYEAGGPYNHPPTRPRKLLLHRDQIDLLAGQVSAKGYTLVPLRLYFKKGWAKIEVGLARGKKLYDKRQSLKEREAEREVERAFKGEKGRP is encoded by the coding sequence GTGAGCCAGGAAAAGGTAGTTTCCGTCAACCGCCGGGCCTTCCACGACTACCACATCCTGGAGACCCTGGAGGCGGGGCTGGCCCTCACCGGGACCGAGATAAAGTCCCTCCGCCAGGGGCGGGTGAGCCTGAAGGAGGGTTATGTGCGGCCGGAGGGAGGGGAGATGTGGCTGGAAGGGGTGACCATCCCCCCATATGAGGCGGGGGGGCCCTACAACCACCCCCCCACCCGTCCGCGCAAGCTGCTACTCCACCGGGACCAGATAGACCTTCTGGCGGGCCAGGTTTCGGCCAAGGGATACACGCTCGTCCCCCTCAGGCTCTACTTCAAGAAGGGCTGGGCCAAGATAGAGGTCGGCCTGGCCAGGGGGAAAAAGCTCTACGACAAGAGGCAGTCCCTGAAGGAGAGGGAGGCGGAGAGGGAGGTGGAAAGGGCCTTCAAGGGCGAGAAGGGAAGGCCTTGA